The Linepithema humile isolate Giens D197 chromosome 2, Lhum_UNIL_v1.0, whole genome shotgun sequence genome has a segment encoding these proteins:
- the ND-B17 gene encoding uncharacterized protein ND-B17, giving the protein MARVPEVVKNLATDGERPMNIERRVARERERMLGMTDEERVWRKKWLDAQKLAPEEPIMPKGYYEQMYNPIRRFYKAPMNKFQNMLEPLMGYTAAYVTRHIISKSAMGLFGIYCIYYHLKYNRMNWTRYGGWKITVSRPKMYSDNKDLSVLYKTKGNQFYVNGFDKSPI; this is encoded by the exons ATGGCGCG AGTACCAGAAGTTGTGAAAAATTTGGCCACAGATGGAGAGAGGCCCATGAACATAGAACGGCGTGTGGCCCGTGAGAGAGAACGGATGTTGGGAATGACAGACGAAGAGCGAGTTTGGAGAAAGAAATGGTTGGACGCTCAGAAACTTGCTCCAGAGGAGCCGATAATGCCAAAGGGTTATTACGAACAAATGTACAATCCAATCAGAAGATTTTACAAGGCGCCTATGAACAAGTTTCAAAATATGTTGGAGCCACTTATG GGTTATACGGCAGCATATGTGACTCGacatattatatcaaaatcaGCGATGGGTCTTTTTggaatttattgtatttactATCATCTGAAGTATAACAGAATG AATTGGACGAGATACGGTGGATGGAAAATAACCGTGTCGAGACCAAAGATGTACTCAGATAATAAGGATCTGTCTGTTCTGTATAAAACAAAGGGTAATCAATTCTACGTGAATGGTTTTGACAAGTCTcccatataa
- the LOC105671657 gene encoding exosome complex exonuclease RRP42, whose protein sequence is MAETPLSLGEKTFIFHGVDLDLRNDGRSRCQYRSLEIETRLMQHAHGSARLRIGNITDVLVGVKLEIDTPYAEKPEEGKLDFFVDCSANATPEFEGKGGDDLATEISNILSMAYQTPSVFDLRQLCILPNQKCWKMYVDILILQCGGNLFDAVGAAVKAALHNTEIPKVIAAMLDGGTSDIQISDDLYDCVKLDVTNYPVIVTVCKIGDNFVIDPTLEEESCSAAGLVMSVAPNGRVTSMVKLGCSSLLPNTLIKMLQTGKDIGLKLNEALMKGLKEEDKLGRSKPIFGFLR, encoded by the exons ATGGCTGAAACTCCTTTGAGTTTAGGCGAaaagacatttatttttcacggaGTTGAT CTTGATCTCAGAAATGATGGTCGATCTAGGTGCCAGTATCGTTCACTTGAGATTGAAACCAGGCTGATGCAGCATGCGCATGGATCAGCCAGATTACGCATAGGCAATATCACGGATGTGTTAGTCGGTGTGAAACTAGAAATAGACACACCGTATGCCGAAAAACCAGAGGAAGGcaaattggatttttttgtagaCTG CTCAGCTAATGCTACACCTGAGTTTGAAGGCAAAGGCGGAGATGATCTGGCAACTGAGATAAGCAACATTCTTTCCATGGCTTATCAGACACCGAGTGTTTTTGATCTGAGGCAGTTGTGTATATTACCGAATCAAAAATGTTGGAAAATGTACGTGGACATTTTG ATTCTTCAATGCGgtggaaatttatttgatgCTGTGGGCGCAGCTGTGAAGGCGGCACTGCATAACACTGAAATTCCCAAAGTGATTGCAGCAATGCTGGACGGTGGTACATCGGATATTCAGATATCGGATGACCTTTACGACTGTGTCAAACTGGATGTCACGAATTATCCGGTAATAGTGACAGTATGCAAG ATTGGAGACAACTTCGTGATAGATCCAACGCTGGAAGAGGAGTCGTGCAGTGCCGCTGGTCTCGTCATGTCCGTGGCGCCGAACGGCAGGGTGACCTCTATGGTCAAGCTGGGATGCAGCAGCTTACTGCCCAACACCTTGATTAAGATGTTGCAA aCGGGGAAGGATATCGGTCTCAAGCTAAATGAAGCTCTCATGAAAGGACTAAAAGAGGAAGATAAGCTCGGTCGATCAAAGCCCATATTCGGCTTTCTCAGATAA